The proteins below are encoded in one region of Drosophila santomea strain STO CAGO 1482 chromosome 2R, Prin_Dsan_1.1, whole genome shotgun sequence:
- the LOC120446301 gene encoding chorion protein S38 codes for MDLLKRHLLLLAIGAYLCACVQATITIQKVKPALPDPSQLLAKLPPKPDFLKDPSKLLAKIAQSKPPLPDPSQLLAKLPPKPAFLKDPSQLLSALPAKFVKPKPVFIKPVIVKPVVVIKPVAVGGGGGGGGGGGHGHGHHGHHGHHGKN; via the coding sequence ATGGATCTGCTCAAGAGgcacctgctgctcctggccaTCGGAGCTTACCTGTGCGCCTGCGTTCAGGCCACGATCACCATCCAGAAAGTCAAGCCCGCTCTCCCGGATCCCAgccagctgctggccaagctACCGCCTAAGCCGGACTTCCTCAAGGATCCCTCTAAGCTACTGGCCAAGATCGCGCAATCCAAGCCACCTCTCCCGGATCCCAGCCAGCTGCTCGCCAAGCTGCCGCCCAAGCCCGCCTTCCTTAAGGATCCCAGCCAACTGCTCTCCGCCCTGCCCGCCAAGTTCGTGAAACCAAAGCCCGTGTTCATAAAGCCGGTGATCGTGAAGCCGGTGGTGGTGATCAAGCCCGTGGCGGTTGGCggaggtggcggtggaggCGGTGGAGGGGGTCACGGCCACGGACATCATGGACATCATGGACACCATGGCAAGAACTAG
- the LOC120445836 gene encoding zinc finger CCHC domain-containing protein 8 homolog: MDDSVILLDDSQNSVEVVEVDVEDGELDDDVVFVHPAEVTSKEVEPAAKVEEKQTNTSIQNTTEGDADSLVFEVRFSKEEHFASLQQQVLVALEGAFADKQLVFRDNPQELVIAAFEKSKSVPEEEPEDFFLIDTQPAAKLNAAHVPSYKRCNADVLDEQTAERKKLKAEAVNKCFRPKAQSSCFNCGDTDHSLRDCPKPRNNARINRARKKISSRTERYHVDTEQRFGHIRPGRISTKTRHAMGYSRGQLPFIFYRMRMLGYPPAWLEEAKVQSSGIALFNADGTEVTKSDDEDGESDTFKYDINKIVEYPGFNVEPNAKFFDDFKHHNVPPFQESQSKANFIKSLGENVINGYKRKKLVDLPAPHDPASVPSEELTSFDDYDMELEDETEDPPLPPSVPQPPPPPPEECEDGELTVRSPSPSLEDLKAQQEKLLQELEGNASHNTTANESKSQTDLDETSEMEVAPSDAESGNIDQTQSAPSTPFKATYEGTPLLKFSVYDRLPVGSNFKVGVSDVINFENLPDSTGKYEQMKDLLKNVREKMVKLQNEN, encoded by the exons ATGGACGATAGCGTTATACTGCTTGACGACTCACAGAACAGcgtggaggtggtggaggtCGACGTGGAAGACGGAGAGCTGGACGACGATGTGGTGTTCGTCCATCCCGCAGAAGTGACCAGCAAAGAGGTTGAACCTGCCGCCAAAGTTGAGGAAAAACAGACAAATACGTCCATTCAG AACACCACCGAAGGAGACGCAGATAGCCTGGTTTTTGAGGTGAGATTCAGCAAGGAGGAGCACTTCGCCAGTCTGCAGCAGCAAGTGCTAGTCGCCTTGGAAGGCGCCTTTGCAGACAAGCAACTGGTTTTTCGAGACAACCCACAGGAACTGGTGATAGCAGCCTTCGAGAAGAGCAAATCCGTTCCAGAGGAGGAGCCCGAAGACTTCTTTCTGATCGACACGCAGCCAGCGGCCAAGCTGAATGCCGCACACGTTCCCTCCTACAAGCGCTGCAATGCCGACGTCCTGGACGAGCAGACAGCGGAGCGGAAGAAACTGAAGGCCGAGGCGGTCAACAAGTGCTTCCGACCCAAGGCGCAGTCCTCGTGCTTCAACTGCGGCGACACAGATCACTCCCTGCGCGACTGTCCCAAGCCCAGAAACAACGCCAGGATAAATCGCGCTCGCAAAAAGATTAGCAGCCGCACCGAGCGCTATCACGTGGACACAGAGCAGCGGTTTGGCCACATACGCCCCGGAAGGATCAGCACCAAGACACGCCATGCCATGGGCTACAGTCGCGGTCAGCTGCCATTCATTTTCTACCGCATGAGAATGCTGGGCTATCCGCCTGCGTGGCTGGAGGAGGCCAAGGTGCAGAGCTCGGGCATAGCTCTGTTTAATGCAGAT GgcacagaagttaccaaatCCGACGACGAAGATGGAGAGTCAGACACCTTCAAATATGACATCAACAAAATAGTGGAGTATCCCGGCTTTAATGTCGAGCCCAATGCGAAATTTTTCGAC GACTTTAAGCACCACAATGTACCGCCATTCCAAGAGAGCCAGTCCAAGGCGAACTTTATCAAATCTCTGGGCGAAAACGTTATCAATGGATACAAACGCAAAAAACTAGTGGATTTGCCTGCTCCACACGACCCTGCTTCCGTGCCCAGCGAGGAGCTCACCAGCTTCGATGACTACGACATGGAACTGGAAGACGAAACAGAGGATCCTCCACTGCCACCATCAGTGCCCCAGCCGCCACCACCTCCGCCGGAAGAGTGCGAGGATGGCGAGCTGACAGTGCGCTCGCCATCTCCAAGTCTGGAGGACTTGAAGGCCCAGCAGGAGAAGCTCCTCCAAGAGCTGGAGGGCAATGCGTCGCATAACACGACGGCGAATGAATCGAAATCCCAAACTGACCTGGATGAAACGTCAGAGATGGAGGTAGCGCCATCTGATGCCGAGTCCGGAAATATTGACCAGACCCAATCCGCACCATCGACTCCCTTTAAAGCGACCTATGAGGGCACGCCGCTGCTGAAGTTCTCCGTTTACGATCGCCTGCCTGTGGGCAGTAACTTCAAGGTGGGCGTCAGCGATGTGATCAACTTTGAGAACCTGCCCGACTCCACGGGAAAGTACGAACAAATGAAGGATCTGCTGAAGAACGTGCGCGAAAAGATGGTAAAACTGCAGAACGAGAACTGA
- the LOC120445837 gene encoding small integral membrane protein 14 yields the protein MSDDFDGCECVWSQEYAMQRIINFIRQNQDACTDTECLDVVGRTSQQAQVAGRGDDSGFSVAMIFLIVAMFMYIVNPSTWGNFTSNKRAGGRRDNNQDGSPPQPPPPAIN from the exons ATGTCCGACGACTTCGATGGCTGCGAGTGCGTCTGGTCGCAGGAGTACGCGATGCAGCGCATTATCAACTTC ATACGACAGAACCAGGATGCCTGCACGGACACCGAGTGCTTGGATG TCGTCGGACGCACCTCGCAGCAGGCGCAGGTCGCCGGACGCGGCGATGACAGCGGCTTCTCCGTCGCCATGATCTTCCTGATCGTGGCCATGTTCATGTACATAGTGAACCCGAGTACCTGGGGCAACTTCACCAGCAACAAGCGAGCTGGCGGCCGACGCGACAATAACCAGGACGGCTCGCCGCCACAGCCTCCTCCGCCGGCCATCAACTAG